The DNA segment GACGGTGCGTTCACCAGGTTTACCAACCTCGGTGATATCGCCGACAGTCTCTCGAGAGAGACCGAACACCTCCACCGGTTCGTCCAGCGTGAACTGGGGACCAGCGGAAAACTCGGCGATGGTCGTGGCCGATACAACGGAAGCTTCTCCGCGAAAGATTTCGATGCAGCCGTCGACGCCTACGTCGAGGAGTACGTTCGCTGTTCGGAGTGTGGCCTGCCCGACACCCGTCTGGTTCGCGAGGACCGGACGCCGATGTTGCGCTGTGACGCCTGTGGCGCGTTCCGTCCGGTGACCAAGCGCTCGACCACGAGCCAGCAACAACAACAGCGCGATGCCGTCGAAGAGGGGAAAACCTACACCGTCGAGATCACCGGCACGGGCCGGAAAGGCGACGGTGTCGCCGAGAAAGGCGAGTACACGATTTTCGTCCCCGGCGCGAGTGAGGGGGACGTCGTCGAAATTTACATCAAAAACATCTCGGGCAACCTGGCGTTCGCCCGTCTGGCCTAGTCGCGTTCTAACCGTCGACGGATTCTCTACCCTGACTCGAGGACGACCAAACATCGACTCGAGGGCCGCCCGTGCGTGCAATCTCGTCTCCGGCGCCGGAGACGAGAAGACAGTTTGCTATTACTCGGGTGGCTCGAACGTCATCGGTTCGTTATCACCACAGCCATGGCGATAGAATAGCCGATAGCTTCGGTCGCGGTCTTCGGGGCTGTCGACGGTTGCTCTCGTCACCTCCTCACTGACGACGTACATGTTCAGGTGCGTGAGACGTTCACCGTGTGTGGCCTCCCACTCGGCACAGCGATATTCGGCCAGAATTGCGGCCGTGTCTGTACTCGAGCCACCCCGTCGAACGCTATTCATGTAAAACCGTTCGCGGTAGGTGCCGTACTGCCGCTGGAGTTCGTTGAACGGCCGGTCGTATGCGAGCGGCCGGTCGCTGTACACGTCGACGTACTCACCGGATTCGGTGGTAGCAGAGAAGACGTAGTACCGATCGGTCGTTCGCGGGTTCGGCGCAAACACACCCCAACCGACGGGCTGGTCGATAGCCATCGCCGAGGCAACTGTGTTGACCTGTTTGACTCCCGTCGTCTCCTCGAGCGTCTCTGATACGGTCCGGTCGATGACCTCCTCGAGCGGTTCCGACCCGTCGTGGTCGGCGACCGCACCGGCGGTCTGTGCGACCAGGACGACGCCAACGAAGACGATAGTGACGATGATCAGTCGCAATGTTGCGCCGTGAATCCTCGCACGCGCCCGTCGGACACGGTCAGTCGTCCATCGCGGATGTGGTGGGGGAAGTCGAGCGCCGACAGAGCGAAGCCGATGTCGCATCGATTCGAGGTGTCGCGCCAACGATTGCAGACTCGGTGAGCGTTCACCAGCCCTCCGAAGCCAGTGTTCGAGCGTGTCCAGAACCGGCGTCTGGACAAACAACAACAATCCGGCCAATGCGACGTAGGCGAACGCGCCGATTCGGACGGTCAGCGCAAACGAGAGGTGGCCGCCGATGTACAACAGGAGAAACGGTATCCGATACCAACCGTAGGTGACGAGCAACACCCAGCCACAGACCATCATCACGTACCACAGCAGGCCGCCGAACTCGAGGAACGTCTGAAACTGTCGAACCGTGTCCCCGAGCAGGAACGTCATTTCATCGAGGCCGAGGACTCGTGGCGCAGCGTTGCCGCTTCGCCACGTGCTCGAGACGGATTTGATGATGCCGTTGGTGACGTACATGTAGACCATCTGTCCCAGAATAAACGCCGTCGCGATACCCGCGACGGCCGTTCGCGGCTCCCGTCGCCGGTGGACCGCGTCGACCGACCAGCGTTCACCAAGGGGAACGAAAATCGCCCAGAACATGAGCAGCCGGAAGAGGACGTCGGCGTAGCTCAATACGAGCGGATTGTGGTGGTCGAGCGAGACGACGAACAGGAACGACACGACCGTCGCAAACGTGGTACGGTATCCAACGAGGAGCTGGATAGCAAACAGCGCCTGAATGACGAACAGGGCCGCTATCACCGTCGTGTTGGTCGAGAGATGGTAGAACGAGAAGGCGTAGTCAGCGGACAACTCCCGTGCCAGCGAGCGTGGCACGACGCCGTGTTCGGTGTAGAAAAACGTGAAGTTCCGTGAACGCAACAGCAGATCAGCCAGAATCAACAGGGCGAGCGAAACGCGAAACATCGCCAGTGCTCGCGCGTCGATCCGAACGCATCGATGGAGGTGTCGGCGAGCGCGTCGAGCGCCAGCGTGGAGGCGCGAGCGGGAACGCATATGTCATCGTAGCGTCGGGCCGGGGTAATAGCCGTTATTGTTGATCGGCGAGGGGACGGGAAGAGTCCCGAAAGAGAGGCGACGACGCTCCCTCGAGGGACGTACTGCAATCTATCGCCGCGGAAACGACGAGAGCAATGTGCTCACTCGAGTGTTGCAGGACGACCGCGAGTCGAAGGTGGTGGTTCGTCACGCCAGAACGTGTCGGTCGGGGTCGCCGAGTTCGGTGAGTGACGGCGTACTAGTCCGCTTTGATGCCGCCAGTGCTCTGCCCGCCCGGTTCGGCGGGCTTTTCCGCACGGCCGCCGAGGCTCTCGAAGTCGAAGTTTTCGAACTCCTCCGGTTGTTCGCCCTCTCTCGCGTAGACGTACAGGGCCGTCTTGGCGATGCCCCAGACGGTCTGGTTGAGCAAGTACGCCATGACGAACGCGCCACCGACGAGCATGATGCCGAGCACGATGCCAGGTCCGGGGAACACGGCTGCCACGGGAACCGAGATGACGAGCGCGATGGCGATCAGTCCGATACCGATGAGCACCGAAATGAGGCTGATACCGAAGCCAGCACCGATGGTTTCACCCCAGGTGTCTTTGAACGTACTGCCGCTCTTTTTGAACATCGAGGTCACCGAAACGTCTTCGAAGACGATCACGGGAACGATGAAGAACGTCATGATGGACCAGCCAACCGCGAACAGCGTCCCTAAAATCGATGCGATCGGGTTGTCAGACTCTTCGAGTGACTTGATGATGATGCTGACGGTGGCTGCGATCGCCGACCAGACGACGATCGGTCCGAGTCGGCCGTTGATCGCTTTCATCGAGTCGCGAAGCCCCGGTTCCCGGCCGTGGAACGCTTCGTTGGCTCCGTAGACGAGCGCGGCGGAAAAGTACGTGCTGAAAAAGGTCGTGACGAAGTACAGCGCAAAGAGCACGATGTACTCGAGGCCGCTTCCGACCAGATTGGCGATCAACAGTGGAACGAAAAAGATGAGGAAAAAGAAGAAACTCGAGATGCCAGCAAGCAGT comes from the Natronosalvus amylolyticus genome and includes:
- a CDS encoding translation initiation factor IF-2 subunit beta, with the protein product MDYEASLDRAMENVPDIGGSDERLQVPDAEAHKDGAFTRFTNLGDIADSLSRETEHLHRFVQRELGTSGKLGDGRGRYNGSFSAKDFDAAVDAYVEEYVRCSECGLPDTRLVREDRTPMLRCDACGAFRPVTKRSTTSQQQQQRDAVEEGKTYTVEITGTGRKGDGVAEKGEYTIFVPGASEGDVVEIYIKNISGNLAFARLA
- a CDS encoding HTTM domain-containing protein; translation: MRSRSRLHAGARRARRHLHRCVRIDARALAMFRVSLALLILADLLLRSRNFTFFYTEHGVVPRSLARELSADYAFSFYHLSTNTTVIAALFVIQALFAIQLLVGYRTTFATVVSFLFVVSLDHHNPLVLSYADVLFRLLMFWAIFVPLGERWSVDAVHRRREPRTAVAGIATAFILGQMVYMYVTNGIIKSVSSTWRSGNAAPRVLGLDEMTFLLGDTVRQFQTFLEFGGLLWYVMMVCGWVLLVTYGWYRIPFLLLYIGGHLSFALTVRIGAFAYVALAGLLLFVQTPVLDTLEHWLRRAGERSPSLQSLARHLESMRHRLRSVGARLPPPHPRWTTDRVRRARARIHGATLRLIIVTIVFVGVVLVAQTAGAVADHDGSEPLEEVIDRTVSETLEETTGVKQVNTVASAMAIDQPVGWGVFAPNPRTTDRYYVFSATTESGEYVDVYSDRPLAYDRPFNELQRQYGTYRERFYMNSVRRGGSSTDTAAILAEYRCAEWEATHGERLTHLNMYVVSEEVTRATVDSPEDRDRSYRLFYRHGCGDNEPMTFEPPE
- a CDS encoding DUF6159 family protein, coding for MAFGTKSGGIGVIDRFKTGWTLTKDSFSVIRHHPKLMVFPLLAGISSFFFFLIFFVPLLIANLVGSGLEYIVLFALYFVTTFFSTYFSAALVYGANEAFHGREPGLRDSMKAINGRLGPIVVWSAIAATVSIIIKSLEESDNPIASILGTLFAVGWSIMTFFIVPVIVFEDVSVTSMFKKSGSTFKDTWGETIGAGFGISLISVLIGIGLIAIALVISVPVAAVFPGPGIVLGIMLVGGAFVMAYLLNQTVWGIAKTALYVYAREGEQPEEFENFDFESLGGRAEKPAEPGGQSTGGIKAD